One stretch of Corynebacterium auriscanis DNA includes these proteins:
- a CDS encoding metal ABC transporter substrate-binding protein codes for MSSRRPQPPFKKLTAGISLLSGLALLTACGAGASDSSNTEKPTVLTTFTILEDMTKQVGGDLVEVRSLTSPGAEIHGYEPTPSDVAAASKADLILSNGLGLEHWVDKVLERSEAKRAEVSQGVTPIDIEGTKTPNPHAWMSPDNAVIYVDNIEKALVDLKPDHKDEIHQNADRYREQLKKVDDELEKGLRELPEQSRTLVSCEGAFSYLTRDAGMKEGYIWPVNTEEEATPQQVARAVNFVRDNKVPAVFCESTVNPGAKQQIMRETGAKDGGVLYVDSLSDASGPVPTFLDLLRHDATTIVKGLGNNAAGERK; via the coding sequence ATGTCTTCTCGACGCCCCCAGCCGCCATTTAAGAAGCTCACCGCCGGGATCTCGTTGCTCAGTGGCTTAGCGCTACTCACTGCGTGTGGCGCCGGAGCATCCGATTCTTCCAACACCGAAAAGCCCACGGTTCTGACCACATTCACGATCCTCGAGGACATGACTAAGCAAGTCGGCGGGGATTTGGTGGAAGTACGGTCCCTCACCTCCCCCGGCGCCGAGATCCACGGCTATGAACCCACCCCTTCGGATGTCGCTGCTGCCTCGAAAGCGGACCTCATTCTGAGCAATGGCCTGGGCCTCGAACACTGGGTGGACAAGGTTCTGGAACGCTCCGAGGCTAAGCGCGCGGAGGTATCTCAAGGTGTGACCCCTATCGACATCGAGGGAACGAAAACTCCGAACCCGCACGCCTGGATGAGCCCAGATAACGCGGTGATCTACGTGGACAACATTGAAAAGGCCCTCGTTGACCTCAAGCCCGATCACAAAGATGAAATCCACCAGAACGCCGACCGCTACCGCGAGCAACTGAAGAAGGTCGATGACGAGCTGGAGAAGGGCCTGCGCGAACTTCCTGAACAGTCCCGCACCTTGGTCAGTTGTGAGGGTGCCTTTAGTTACCTCACCCGGGATGCGGGCATGAAGGAGGGCTACATCTGGCCGGTTAACACCGAGGAGGAAGCTACTCCCCAGCAGGTGGCCCGCGCTGTCAACTTCGTTCGTGACAACAAGGTGCCCGCAGTATTCTGCGAGTCGACCGTGAATCCCGGTGCCAAGCAGCAGATTATGCGGGAAACGGGCGCGAAGGACGGCGGTGTGCTCTATGTAGATTCCCTTTCCGATGCATCGGGTCCGGTGCCCACCTTCTTGGACCTGTTGCGCCATGACGCCACAACCATCGTGAAGGGCCTGGGCAACAACGCTGCTGGAGAGCGGAAGTAA
- a CDS encoding lytic murein transglycosylase, giving the protein MPKPNKPVYGPIPEPNRSRSQRSGRGTSGIQRRGGARGTVPAAGARGTVPPAGARGTAPATGTRGTVPAAGTRGTVPSQRPNRGKFAGCGFFVIVLALLMIIAIVGFLVAGFTERASAPQPTRVAVPDNVPPQAAKPAPDLDIHAPGRTSEGLLSWARPISEVTGISQQALIAYGNAEAIARESRPQCHLTWNTLAGLGYVETRHGTYDGKRFGASELDAKGNANPPIFGPQLNGKGFATVRDTDGGKLDGDKEYDRAMGPLQFIPESWNRYGVDADGNENADPQNIDDAAASAVRLLCDFERDLATPEGWASAVRSYNLSDKYVRDVRDAAANYALGQRPLG; this is encoded by the coding sequence GTGCCTAAGCCGAATAAGCCGGTGTATGGCCCCATTCCGGAACCCAACCGGTCGCGCTCTCAGCGCAGTGGCCGGGGGACATCGGGGATTCAACGGCGCGGTGGCGCTCGCGGCACTGTTCCTGCAGCAGGCGCTCGTGGCACTGTTCCTCCCGCGGGCGCTCGTGGCACCGCCCCTGCCACCGGAACTCGCGGCACCGTTCCTGCCGCCGGAACCCGCGGCACCGTGCCGTCCCAGCGTCCAAACCGCGGCAAGTTCGCAGGCTGTGGCTTCTTCGTCATCGTCCTCGCGTTGCTGATGATCATCGCGATCGTCGGATTCCTCGTCGCGGGATTCACGGAGCGCGCATCCGCACCTCAGCCCACTCGCGTGGCTGTGCCGGACAACGTTCCGCCTCAGGCCGCCAAACCGGCGCCGGATCTGGACATTCATGCTCCCGGCCGAACCAGCGAGGGGCTCCTGTCCTGGGCCAGACCCATTTCTGAGGTCACGGGGATATCACAGCAGGCGCTCATCGCCTATGGAAATGCCGAAGCAATCGCCCGCGAATCTCGCCCGCAATGCCATCTAACGTGGAACACCCTGGCCGGCCTGGGGTACGTGGAAACCCGTCACGGAACGTACGATGGCAAGCGTTTCGGTGCCTCTGAGCTCGACGCCAAGGGCAATGCCAACCCGCCCATCTTTGGACCCCAGCTCAACGGGAAGGGGTTTGCTACGGTGCGGGATACGGATGGGGGCAAGCTGGACGGTGACAAGGAATACGACCGCGCCATGGGACCACTTCAATTCATTCCAGAATCGTGGAACCGCTATGGGGTTGATGCGGATGGGAATGAGAACGCCGATCCGCAAAACATCGATGACGCAGCCGCGTCGGCGGTACGCCTGCTGTGTGATTTCGAGCGAGACTTGGCCACCCCGGAAGGGTGGGCGAGTGCGGTCCGTTCCTACAACCTATCGGACAAGTACGTCCGGGATGTGCGCGATGCTGCGGCAAACTACGCACTGGGCCAGCGGCCGTTGGGGTGA
- a CDS encoding DUF501 domain-containing protein, producing the protein MSVSEADLDIMEQQLGRRPRGAVEVSYRTPDGQPAVVKTHPKLPDGTPFPTLYYLTDPRLTAEASRLEVAGVMKTMQARLATDANLAADYQAAHEHFLSVRNAMEDLGTDFSGGGMPDRVKCLHVLIAYALAEGPERVRLGTEAVALALENNPKLAGTALPAEWPSAESLGTSMAKASTEPRRFAAIDCGTNSIRLLIAERWFDEGGRAHLRELNRDNIIVRLGQGVDATGRFADEALSRVDAALQTYADRMAEYAVEDVMMGATSATRDAANKDEFFDITAKHLGRIKPGAQAQVISGEDEAKLSFAGAVGDLPGQLGSDPADPNRYEGVCVIDLGGGSTEFVVQVGDELQAYSADMGCVRLTERFLRSQPPTEGEIAEARAMIAKLLQDVSQHVDFSAVKRVVGVAGTMTTLCAITKGLESYDSERIHMSTLPLQDFRAMALKLVDMSPEQRLELGPMHPGRADVIGGGALIIDAFSEIFLQRGLMQITVSEKDILDGMLAEVVNRNLA; encoded by the coding sequence GTGAGTGTGAGCGAGGCCGATCTCGACATCATGGAGCAGCAGCTGGGGCGGCGGCCACGAGGCGCTGTTGAGGTGAGCTACCGGACCCCCGATGGGCAGCCCGCCGTGGTGAAAACCCATCCCAAGCTGCCAGATGGCACGCCGTTTCCCACTCTGTACTATCTGACCGATCCGCGCCTGACGGCAGAGGCATCACGGCTGGAAGTGGCCGGTGTGATGAAGACGATGCAGGCACGACTGGCCACGGATGCGAACCTGGCCGCCGACTACCAGGCAGCCCATGAGCATTTCTTGTCCGTGCGCAACGCGATGGAGGATCTGGGGACCGATTTCTCCGGCGGCGGAATGCCCGATCGTGTGAAGTGCCTACACGTTTTGATCGCGTATGCATTGGCCGAGGGGCCGGAGCGGGTGCGGCTGGGTACGGAGGCCGTGGCCTTGGCGCTGGAGAACAACCCCAAACTGGCGGGTACTGCATTGCCCGCCGAGTGGCCGAGCGCGGAATCCTTGGGCACCTCTATGGCTAAGGCCAGCACCGAGCCCCGGCGGTTCGCCGCGATCGACTGCGGGACGAACTCCATTCGTCTGTTGATTGCCGAGCGTTGGTTTGATGAGGGTGGCCGGGCTCACCTGCGTGAACTCAACCGGGACAACATCATCGTGCGACTGGGCCAAGGCGTGGATGCTACGGGTCGGTTCGCCGATGAGGCTCTTTCTCGGGTCGACGCCGCGCTCCAGACGTACGCGGACCGCATGGCGGAATACGCGGTGGAAGATGTGATGATGGGCGCGACTTCCGCAACTCGCGATGCGGCCAACAAAGATGAGTTCTTCGACATCACCGCCAAGCATCTTGGGCGGATCAAGCCGGGTGCGCAAGCGCAAGTCATCAGTGGCGAAGACGAGGCGAAGTTGAGCTTTGCCGGGGCGGTGGGTGACCTTCCTGGACAGCTCGGTTCCGATCCGGCTGATCCCAACCGCTATGAGGGTGTGTGCGTGATCGACTTAGGCGGTGGCTCGACCGAATTCGTGGTTCAAGTCGGGGACGAGCTGCAGGCGTATTCCGCGGATATGGGATGCGTGCGACTGACGGAGCGATTCTTGCGAAGCCAGCCCCCTACGGAGGGTGAGATCGCCGAGGCGCGTGCAATGATTGCCAAGTTATTGCAGGACGTGAGCCAGCACGTGGATTTTAGCGCCGTGAAGCGTGTAGTAGGTGTGGCAGGCACAATGACTACTCTGTGCGCGATTACTAAGGGGCTGGAGAGCTACGACAGCGAGAGAATTCACATGAGCACGCTTCCGCTGCAAGACTTCCGGGCGATGGCGCTCAAGCTGGTCGATATGAGCCCTGAGCAGCGCCTTGAGTTGGGGCCGATGCATCCCGGTCGTGCGGATGTGATCGGCGGCGGAGCGCTGATTATCGATGCGTTCAGCGAAATCTTCCTACAGCGGGGGTTGATGCAGATTACCGTGAGTGAAAAGGATATATTAGACGGGATGCTGGCCGAGGTTGTGAACCGCAACCTCGCGTAG
- a CDS encoding metal-dependent transcriptional regulator, with translation MHVSDLPEKTQDYLKKIYDFQEWGNAGITLSQLAETMGQRASTTSEAVKRLDAKGLVEHRPYADIQLTPQGLHLAIAMVRRHRLIETYLCQELGYPLGDVHEEAEILEHAVSDEFIRRIEEKMGFPSRDPHGDPIPDASGKFTAPAVVSLSTVNAHESCVVDRVSDRDGDLLRYLEQRGILPGVEIEMLQRAFADLAEIKIISTGERVQLPEVSLKAVLVNKGGDSGA, from the coding sequence ATGCATGTGAGCGACCTTCCCGAGAAAACCCAGGACTACCTGAAGAAGATCTACGATTTTCAAGAGTGGGGAAACGCGGGAATCACTTTGTCCCAACTGGCCGAAACGATGGGGCAGCGGGCCTCCACCACGTCTGAAGCTGTGAAGCGACTGGATGCCAAAGGCTTGGTTGAGCACCGTCCTTACGCCGATATCCAACTGACCCCGCAAGGGCTACATCTGGCGATTGCAATGGTGCGCCGGCATCGCCTGATTGAGACTTACCTGTGCCAAGAACTCGGCTACCCCCTCGGTGATGTTCATGAGGAGGCGGAGATTTTGGAACATGCGGTCTCGGACGAATTCATCAGGCGTATCGAGGAGAAAATGGGTTTCCCATCCCGCGATCCACATGGGGATCCCATCCCGGATGCCAGCGGCAAATTCACCGCCCCTGCGGTTGTATCTTTGTCCACTGTCAATGCACACGAATCCTGTGTGGTCGATCGCGTGTCCGATAGGGACGGGGACCTGCTGCGTTACCTAGAGCAGCGCGGGATTCTGCCGGGTGTGGAGATTGAGATGCTGCAACGGGCCTTCGCCGATCTTGCCGAGATCAAGATCATATCGACGGGAGAACGGGTGCAATTGCCCGAGGTTAGCCTCAAAGCCGTTTTGGTCAACAAGGGTGGGGACAGCGGTGCCTAA
- a CDS encoding FtsB family cell division protein, producing MSNSASSKRNTGRTAETEAGADRPRLPQARSVQRQQERRRRVHNAPGRMARSFVTLPQKVNPLATVISISLVIFLALSIATPLRNYFEQRAEIARLENTIQAQEQRKRELTDELNRYHNEDYIKEQARTRLGLIEPGESAFRIISPHIGSSAPGDNPTDDAENNQGDREWYQKLWDSISVPEPTPEQIHQEQEQTRLPTIPTPPKS from the coding sequence ATGAGTAATTCCGCGAGCTCGAAGCGCAACACGGGGCGCACCGCCGAAACGGAGGCTGGTGCCGATCGCCCGCGCTTGCCGCAAGCTCGCTCGGTGCAACGGCAGCAAGAACGCCGCCGTCGCGTTCACAATGCACCCGGCCGCATGGCGCGCAGTTTCGTCACCTTGCCGCAAAAGGTCAATCCGTTGGCTACGGTCATTTCGATCTCCTTGGTGATCTTCCTCGCGCTGTCCATTGCTACACCACTACGCAACTACTTTGAACAGCGCGCCGAAATCGCCCGGCTGGAGAACACTATCCAAGCCCAGGAACAGCGCAAACGCGAGCTCACTGATGAGCTCAACCGTTATCACAACGAGGACTACATCAAAGAACAAGCCCGCACCAGGCTGGGACTAATCGAACCCGGTGAATCGGCCTTCCGCATCATTTCGCCGCACATCGGATCTTCCGCGCCGGGGGATAACCCCACCGACGATGCCGAGAACAACCAAGGCGATCGCGAGTGGTACCAGAAGCTATGGGATTCGATATCCGTTCCCGAACCCACCCCGGAGCAAATCCACCAGGAACAGGAACAGACGCGCCTGCCCACGATTCCAACACCACCAAAGTCCTAG
- a CDS encoding metal ABC transporter permease — protein sequence MSKSPGAWTFLDMFHFEFIQRAFVAASAIAIVAGLLSCWLVLIGWSLLGDAISHAVLPGVVIAYLVGAPFAVGALIAAVIAVGTVGAIRSRTTLREDTAIGITFTSMFALGLVLVTISPSGTHLQEILFGNLLGIKDAAFNQVLVFGGVAFVVMVVARRALTLWAFDPLHAATLGFNTRFIRWILMLCLACVVVASAQAVGVILVVAMLITPGATAYLLTQKFSVMLVLSPLLAWISCAVGIATSFFWDISTGGAIVLSQSALFALVYLFGKREGVARKLLQN from the coding sequence ATGAGCAAATCCCCTGGAGCCTGGACCTTCCTAGACATGTTCCACTTCGAATTCATCCAGCGCGCGTTCGTGGCCGCGAGCGCGATTGCCATTGTGGCAGGCCTGTTGAGCTGCTGGTTAGTTCTGATCGGGTGGTCTCTGCTGGGCGATGCGATTTCGCATGCGGTTTTGCCCGGAGTTGTCATCGCGTACCTGGTGGGAGCACCCTTCGCAGTCGGCGCCCTGATCGCCGCGGTCATTGCGGTAGGAACCGTGGGCGCGATCCGTTCCCGCACCACACTCCGGGAGGACACCGCTATCGGAATAACCTTCACCAGCATGTTTGCCCTGGGGTTGGTGCTGGTGACCATTTCCCCGTCCGGCACGCACCTGCAGGAAATCCTGTTCGGCAACCTGCTAGGCATCAAAGATGCTGCGTTCAACCAGGTGCTGGTGTTCGGAGGGGTGGCCTTCGTGGTGATGGTGGTGGCGCGACGTGCGTTGACGCTGTGGGCCTTTGATCCCCTCCATGCCGCAACGCTGGGATTCAACACGCGGTTCATCCGGTGGATCCTGATGCTGTGTTTGGCGTGCGTGGTGGTGGCGTCCGCCCAGGCAGTGGGTGTGATACTGGTTGTGGCCATGCTGATCACCCCAGGCGCTACGGCTTACTTGCTCACGCAGAAGTTCTCCGTGATGTTAGTGCTGAGCCCCCTGTTGGCGTGGATCAGTTGCGCGGTGGGAATCGCCACGAGCTTCTTCTGGGATATCTCGACCGGCGGGGCAATTGTGCTCTCGCAGTCTGCTCTCTTCGCGCTGGTGTACCTGTTCGGTAAACGCGAGGGCGTGGCGCGGAAGCTGCTGCAGAATTAG
- a CDS encoding metal ABC transporter ATP-binding protein, translating to MPKSEPNRVAGRADAPAGSSVNEPRNRADAPAERVATQVNAKPNRTSEQADHVAGRADAPAERVATQVQNVTVFYSGNPATHQPALEDVTTELHYGSVKALIGPNGSGKSTLFKSIMGLIPLHTGSITHADDSPGAIAYVPQHEAVDWNFPISVEQVVASGRFATPADRGRLFGRKRTSTALSTGTPTRSNASLSTATPSRSRSARRSIFGGKWLGRHTQTDRDAIEAALEIAHLTDLRDRQIGQLSGGQKKRVFVARGIAQGAHTLLLDEPFAGVDNTSRDDLTALFRQLAAEGKALLVATHDIDHLPTFCDEVVMINGRVIADGPTAATLTDENLLRAFSGVRGGVEGGKQ from the coding sequence ATGCCGAAATCGGAACCCAATCGTGTGGCTGGGCGTGCGGACGCACCGGCGGGCTCGTCAGTGAATGAGCCACGCAATCGCGCGGACGCGCCGGCCGAGCGCGTGGCCACGCAGGTCAATGCGAAACCCAATCGCACTAGCGAGCAAGCGGATCACGTGGCTGGGCGCGCCGACGCGCCGGCGGAGCGCGTGGCCACGCAGGTGCAGAATGTCACCGTTTTTTACTCGGGGAACCCCGCTACGCACCAGCCAGCACTAGAGGACGTGACCACCGAGTTGCACTACGGCAGCGTGAAGGCCCTCATCGGCCCCAACGGTTCAGGTAAGTCCACCCTCTTCAAATCCATCATGGGACTAATTCCACTGCACACCGGTTCCATCACGCACGCGGATGATTCGCCAGGGGCCATTGCGTACGTGCCCCAACACGAGGCTGTGGATTGGAACTTCCCCATCTCCGTGGAACAGGTCGTGGCCTCGGGACGATTTGCCACTCCCGCCGACCGCGGTCGATTGTTCGGGCGCAAACGCACGAGCACAGCCCTCAGCACAGGCACTCCCACCCGCTCAAATGCTTCCCTCAGCACAGCCACTCCCAGCCGCTCACGGTCCGCTCGCCGCTCCATTTTCGGAGGCAAATGGCTGGGCCGGCACACACAGACCGATCGCGATGCTATCGAGGCTGCCTTAGAGATCGCGCACCTGACAGACCTCCGCGACCGCCAAATTGGCCAATTATCAGGCGGGCAGAAAAAGCGCGTCTTCGTAGCCCGTGGCATTGCCCAGGGCGCCCACACCCTGCTACTGGACGAACCGTTCGCGGGCGTGGATAACACCAGCCGCGATGACCTCACAGCCCTCTTCCGGCAACTAGCCGCCGAGGGCAAAGCACTGCTGGTCGCCACTCACGACATCGATCACCTTCCCACATTCTGCGATGAAGTCGTCATGATCAATGGGCGCGTAATCGCAGATGGCCCCACTGCCGCCACGCTGACCGACGAAAACCTGCTGAGAGCGTTTAGTGGAGTGCGGGGTGGCGTCGAAGGAGGAAAGCAATGA
- the eno gene encoding phosphopyruvate hydratase: protein MAEIMQIIAREILDSRGNPTVEVEVGLDDGSIGRAAVPSGASTGVHEAHELRDGDDRYLGKGVLKAVENVMEEIDDELVGMEADDQRLIDEAMIELDGTDNKSRLGANAILGVSMAVAHAAAESTGLHLFRYIGGPNAHVLPVPMMNILNGGAHADSGVDVQEFMIAPIGAETFSEALRMGTEVYHNLKKVIKEKGLSTGLGDEGGFAPSVESTKAALDLIVEAIEGAGYKLGEEIALALDVASSEFYKDGKYHFEGGEHTAEEMAKVYEELINQYPIVSIEDPLQEDDWEGYTKLTEAIGDKVQIVGDDFFVTNPARLQEGIEKKAANALLVKVNQIGTLTETFDAVDLAHRNGYRTMMSHRSGETEDTTIADLAVALNCGQIKTGAPARSERVAKYNQLLRIEQYLDDAAVYAGRSAFPRFKG, encoded by the coding sequence ATGGCCGAAATCATGCAGATCATTGCCCGCGAAATCCTCGATTCCCGTGGCAACCCGACGGTAGAAGTGGAGGTGGGCTTGGATGATGGCTCCATCGGCCGTGCAGCAGTTCCATCCGGTGCCTCCACTGGTGTGCACGAAGCTCACGAATTGCGTGACGGCGACGATCGTTACTTGGGCAAGGGTGTACTGAAGGCTGTCGAAAACGTCATGGAGGAAATCGATGACGAGCTCGTGGGCATGGAAGCCGACGATCAGCGCCTCATCGACGAAGCCATGATCGAGCTGGACGGTACCGATAACAAGTCCCGCTTGGGTGCGAATGCCATCCTCGGCGTTTCCATGGCCGTGGCACACGCCGCCGCGGAGTCCACTGGCCTGCACCTCTTCCGCTACATCGGCGGACCAAACGCTCACGTACTGCCAGTGCCAATGATGAACATCCTCAACGGTGGTGCACACGCGGATTCTGGTGTGGATGTACAGGAGTTCATGATTGCCCCTATCGGTGCAGAAACCTTCTCCGAAGCACTGCGCATGGGCACCGAGGTTTACCACAACCTCAAGAAGGTCATCAAGGAAAAGGGCCTGTCCACCGGCCTAGGTGACGAAGGTGGCTTCGCACCATCCGTCGAGTCCACCAAGGCAGCACTCGACCTCATTGTCGAGGCCATCGAGGGTGCCGGTTACAAGCTGGGCGAGGAAATCGCCCTGGCGCTGGACGTTGCATCCTCCGAGTTCTACAAGGATGGCAAGTACCACTTCGAAGGTGGCGAGCACACTGCCGAGGAAATGGCCAAAGTCTACGAGGAGCTCATCAACCAGTACCCGATCGTCTCCATCGAGGATCCGCTGCAGGAAGACGACTGGGAAGGCTACACCAAGCTCACCGAGGCAATCGGCGATAAGGTGCAAATCGTGGGCGATGACTTCTTCGTCACCAACCCAGCCCGCCTGCAGGAGGGCATCGAGAAGAAAGCTGCGAACGCACTGCTGGTGAAGGTGAACCAGATCGGTACCCTCACCGAGACCTTCGATGCCGTGGACTTGGCACACCGGAATGGCTACCGCACCATGATGTCCCACCGCTCCGGTGAGACCGAAGACACCACCATCGCCGACCTGGCCGTAGCCCTGAACTGTGGACAAATCAAGACCGGTGCTCCTGCACGTTCCGAGCGGGTTGCTAAGTACAACCAACTGCTGCGCATCGAGCAGTACCTTGACGATGCTGCTGTGTACGCCGGCCGTTCTGCCTTCCCGCGATTCAAGGGATAA
- a CDS encoding MazG nucleotide pyrophosphohydrolase domain-containing protein produces MSVILLDPRFPAMIPVEAVSHLRGDVSYTEEVPVRVRWVIADLGGHTVAESDVLVTTDITNDAVRERLNNHEEIIKAPSLVVEMEPNKQLESGSSATAEGAPVSPNAADGAGNTATLPSPEAVAGRVAGGAGGASGAASVTHSGAGFVDGEIVGTDEHTVAVAGLRRTTRTEVPASVMDEIEDAVALMARALRQGEWEQSMTHTSLMEFLRQETAELARVVEAVDEYSDEDDGTAAPQWLEQELCQELSDVLLQVLFHAEIANRRGAFDIGHVSGAFVAKMRSRAPYLFEQVERDVPRTEQDRLWEEGKRRERAAKLERLGEPYRAFLKDKDAPAQPSQGSAAGAAAGSTAKSATTSAAGTITKPAATPAAGTITKPAAGSTAKPATTPAAGTVTKPATGTAPESTQADQAVASSQSGQANVSSKPSQFSAKPDQAAASSQSNSAEQAAPATVPSPPVSSALVEAENVIRRAREMGLPDSKIPTDIRFPMVGLELDEPGESDRRLLDAVRAFQQQLDDRGA; encoded by the coding sequence ATGTCTGTGATTCTGTTGGACCCCCGATTCCCCGCGATGATTCCGGTAGAGGCCGTCTCCCACCTGCGCGGAGACGTTTCCTACACCGAAGAAGTTCCGGTGCGTGTGCGTTGGGTGATCGCCGATCTTGGCGGCCACACCGTTGCTGAATCGGACGTATTGGTCACAACAGATATCACCAACGATGCGGTTCGCGAGCGCCTGAACAACCACGAGGAGATCATCAAGGCTCCCAGCCTTGTCGTGGAGATGGAGCCCAACAAGCAGCTCGAATCCGGCAGCTCCGCCACGGCCGAGGGGGCCCCTGTGTCGCCGAACGCGGCCGATGGTGCCGGGAATACGGCCACTTTGCCGTCTCCTGAGGCTGTGGCGGGGCGGGTAGCCGGGGGAGCTGGGGGTGCTTCTGGCGCCGCCTCGGTCACCCACTCCGGCGCTGGTTTTGTGGACGGGGAGATTGTCGGCACCGATGAGCACACAGTTGCTGTGGCCGGATTGCGCCGAACCACTCGTACCGAAGTGCCGGCGTCTGTCATGGACGAGATAGAAGATGCGGTTGCCCTGATGGCGCGGGCTCTGCGGCAGGGTGAGTGGGAGCAATCTATGACGCACACAAGCCTCATGGAGTTCCTTCGTCAGGAAACCGCGGAGTTGGCTCGCGTGGTGGAGGCCGTCGACGAGTATTCCGACGAGGACGATGGCACAGCGGCGCCCCAGTGGTTGGAACAGGAGTTGTGCCAGGAGCTTTCGGATGTTCTGTTACAGGTGTTGTTCCACGCTGAAATAGCCAATAGGCGAGGCGCGTTCGATATCGGGCACGTCTCGGGTGCGTTTGTAGCTAAGATGCGTTCTCGTGCGCCTTACCTGTTCGAACAGGTGGAGCGGGATGTTCCTCGCACAGAGCAGGACCGACTGTGGGAGGAAGGTAAGCGTAGGGAACGCGCGGCGAAACTGGAACGTTTGGGCGAGCCGTACCGGGCTTTCCTCAAAGACAAGGATGCCCCGGCGCAGCCAAGCCAAGGATCCGCTGCTGGGGCCGCCGCAGGAAGTACAGCAAAATCTGCCACAACCTCCGCCGCAGGAACTATCACAAAACCTGCCGCCACCCCTGCCGCAGGAACTATCACAAAACCTGCTGCAGGAAGTACAGCAAAACCTGCCACAACCCCCGCCGCAGGAACTGTCACAAAACCTGCCACAGGAACTGCTCCGGAATCCACGCAGGCGGATCAGGCAGTGGCATCTTCCCAGTCCGGCCAGGCAAATGTGTCGTCCAAGCCGAGTCAGTTTTCTGCGAAGCCTGATCAGGCAGCGGCATCTTCCCAGTCGAACTCAGCCGAGCAGGCTGCACCCGCGACTGTGCCATCTCCGCCGGTCTCATCTGCACTGGTCGAGGCGGAAAATGTTATCCGTCGAGCGCGAGAGATGGGCCTACCTGATTCCAAGATCCCAACCGATATTCGGTTTCCTATGGTGGGCTTGGAGCTGGACGAACCGGGTGAATCGGACCGCCGCCTGCTGGACGCGGTCCGCGCGTTCCAACAACAGCTCGACGACAGGGGTGCCTAA